TGTAAGATAACCTGGCGAGATGACATTTTACATGGTAGAGGGACTTATGACACGGCATTGACAATAAACTAACGAGATTGTGCAAGCTCGTGGCGATAAACAATGGGTAACGTGAAAGGGTGTTCTTTTACTGCTTTGGATTAAAAATTTTGGGTTGTAATATTACTAGAGACGGTCGTATAATACTCGCTATTCGTTTAAAAACGTTACGAAAATTACAATTTATGTAACGGGAGGGTAAAAAGTTGAACGTTGTAGGGTATATACGAGTGTCGACCCAAGGACAAGCTAGAGACGGATATAGTTTGAAATATCAAGAAGAGGAAATTCAAGCATACTGTAAAGCACAGGGGTTTAACTTGATACATGTTTTTAGAGATGAAGGAATCAGTGGTGCAAAACTGAATGAAGAAGCACTGGAAATAGACAGGGTGGGCTTACAGGAAATGTTGGCTCACCTTTCTTCTGTCCAAATTGATAATGTGGTAGTGCTGAATACAAGCCGATTATGGCGGTCGGATATTGTAAAGGTGCTGAATACAAGCCGATTATGGCGGTCGGATATTGTAAAGGTGCTGATACAACGAGAGTTGAAGAAATATGGCTGTGATATTAAAAGTATTGAACAGCCCTCGTACAGTATCCATAAAAAAGACCCCAATGACTTTTTGGTAAACGGCCTAATGGAATTATTAGACCAATATCAACGACTTGAAATTGCATTTAAGCTAACGAAAGGTAGAAATAAGAAGGCAAAGGAAGGTGGGTATGCAGGAGGAAGGGCAACATTTGGCTATACAAAACAAAAGGGTGAAAAGGAACTAAAGATACATACCGGTCATGCAGAAGTAGTTAAACGGTTGTTTGAGATTAAACAGTTACATAGAAAATGGTCACTGTCTCGATTGGCAAAAGCATTAAATGAGGAAGGTTTTAGAACAACTCAAGGTAAAATGTTTACCAAAGTACAAGTGAAACGCATTTTAGACCGAGAAAGCTTTTACCAAGGAATATATACATACGGACAAATACAAGCAAATGGTAAGCATCAAGCAATTATTTAACAGACTAACTTAAAAAAGGCTCGCATTTTCTTATAAATTACTTTGTAGCGATGAAAATGGATAGGCTTTCGTACCAATGTGCACTGGAAGGTGAACGCTCGAACTAAGGTTGCCGGCATTTTTATTCAATTGAGTAGGAGGATGAGCTAAATGCATGAAAGACAGAAATACTTGTATATAGGTGTGGATTTACATAAACACCACCATACGGCTGTTATTATTAATTGTTGGCAAGAGAAGCTGGGAGAAATACAGTTTGAAAACAAACCATCTGCATTTTCAAAGTTCTTATTAGATGTTGATAAGTTAGTTGATGATGGATTGACCCCTGTATTTGGCTTAGAAGACGTTGGAGGCTATGGAAGAGCGTTGGCACAGTTTTTAACCGACCATGGACAGGTCGTAAAAGAAGTAAACCCAGCACTTTCATACGCTGAACGAAAAAGCCATATGTCTACACAAAAGAGTGATAGCTGGGATGCAGAATGTGTAGCACGTATACTTGTAAATAAGCTTGACCTATTACCAGACGCTAAACCACATGATTTATATTGGTCGATACAACAATTAGTTACAAGGAGAAATGCATTGGTAAAAGCCCAAGGTGCATTAAAGAACCAACTGCACATTCAATTGAGTCACCACTATCCAAGCTATAAGAAGTTTTTCTCAGAAATAGATGGAAAAACGGCATTGGCATTTTGGGAACATTACCCTTCACCGTCTTGTTTAGAAGGTGTAAGTGTGAAGCAATTGACCATATTTTTATTAGAGGCAAGTAACAATACATGTTCAGTGAAAAAAGCAAGTGAAATAATGAAGCTTGTTAAAGAAGATGGGAACACGGTAAAAGAGTACCAAGAAACAAGAGACTTTCTAGTAAGAAGTATTGTCAGAGACATTTTGTTTAAAAAGCAGGAAATAAACTATGTAGAAAAAGAATTAAAAGAGTTAATGAGTTTACTAGACTTTCAATTGAATACAATGCCAGGTATTGAACTCGTAACAGCATCAGCATTAATTGCAGAGATTGGTGATATAAGACGTTTTCCAAATGCCAACAAATTAGCAAGATTTGCGGGTATTGCGCCTGTTTACTTTGGGTCTGGTGGGAAAGGTAAGGAACAAAAAAGCAAACAGGGAAATCGGGTGCTACATGGTTTATTTTATAATTTGGCAGTACAGCAAGTGCAAGTGGCGAAAGGAAGTAAACTGCCCAGAAACCCAGTATTTTATGCTTACTACCAACGAAAACAAAAAGAAGGTAAAACAAAGGGGCAAGCATTGGTTTGTATTATGAGAAGACTAGTGAATATTGTTTATGGGATGATGAAGTACAAAACAGCCTATGAATTACCGTTAATAAAAGAGAAGGAAGTAGTTTAATAAGGTTATAAACGGGTGACTTTTTTTATTTAAGTTTTTAAGATTACAACATAGGGTACGGGTGAAACCATATCTAAAAAGAAATCAATACCTGATTTTGTGAAAAAACAATGGGAAGCAGGAAATAGATTTAATAAAGAAAATCGTCCTCGATATCCTTATAATGAAGTAGAGTTAGAGGCAAAGGAAATCAATGGAAAGAAGTATGTTGTTGATTCTTATGTTCCAGGTGAGGAAATTGTCTCGAGGAAATTTACTCAACTGGCTGAAGTAAAAGAAACGACGGCATTAAGTTATTTAAGTGAGTTTACTAAAAAGTATTCTTCGGGTTCGGAAATTTCCTCTGGTAAATTTAACCCTAATGCTTTAAAGGGTGGTCGACTGGAGGGAGAATTAATTTTGGAAGTGCCTGTACAAACCAAGCCAGTTCCACAAAAAATCATTGATGAGGCTAATTTGAAAGGAATTATTATTCGCGATATTAATGGGAAGGTGTATAATTAATGGAAATTTACTATTGTGATAAGTGGTCTAATATAAAAAAGAAACCTTGGAATATTATTGATGAAAATACAGCAAAGACACTTCATGAAAATAGTCATCCATATACTGCTGTTCTAAGTGATGGAGAGCAGCCAAAGTATCTAGTAAATGTCACTGATAAATGGGTATCAGTAAGTTTTCTGGATGATTTTGGTCGTAAATATTTAAACTACGATTTTATAGTTAAAGAAGATAATAGGATATTCCTAAGGACAATAATGTATTGGGAGTATGAAGGAGATACACAATTAAAGAGTATGATTTTTGGGTATCAAGAAAATGGTCATATTGCTATGGAACAAAGAGATTCTAAAACTGGAGAAGTAGAAGAACGAGAGACAAAAGATGATGTAACAAGAAATTGGGATATATTCCCGGAGTTTGGCCAATATTTATATTTGTGCAAAGAAGAGAGATAATATATTTGAAAATCGAGAGTCCATAGGAAATATCAAGATATTTAGCTTTGAACATAAGAACAATAACGAGGCGAGATGGCATTCTATTGGCTACGAATATAAAAACATGAAATAAACTGGAAATAATAAACTGGTAAGTTTTAAAGTTATTACTTGTCACGACATATAAAAGTGTCATATTGCTTCTATGAAAACTTATCCATTTAAAGCTACTTAAAAACAGATGAACTTTAAAGCACTTGATTGTTGATTAAATACAACAAGTGCTTTTTATTTTGTTTATGAGAAATTTATGCATTGAATTACTAAAAAAAAGATTGTATGAAATTCAAAGCTCATGAAGGTAGTACCATCATGGAGTATTGATTTTATATTTGGATTTTGTAAGAAGTACGATAAACAGGCGAGATGACATTTTACATGCCAAGAGGACTTATGGTACTGCAAAACCCACAAACTAAAGACAATGACAAAGCTCGTAATGCTAAAGGTGGTATCGATACGGATACATAAAGATAGTGAATAATAAAAAGTGAAGATTTTTGAGTGAGACAATAAGAATGTGATTTGTTTGAGAATCGAAAGCTCATGATGGTTGTACCATCATGGAGTATCGTGTTAACACTTGGATAGTAAGAAAAGTACGATAATTAGGCGAGATGACATTTTATATGGCAGGGGTAGTTATGACAGGGAATGGCTAAAAAACTAACGAGAATGACAAAGCTCTTGGCGATAAAAGGTAGGTTACGTAAGAAGGTTACTAGTTTAGCATCAGGCAGACAAAAATTGGGTTGTATTTTTACTAGAGAGGGTCGTATAATACTCGCTATTCGTTAAAAAGCGTTACACAAATTAAAATTTATGTAACGGGAGGGTGAGAAGTTGAACGTTGTTGGGTATATACGTGTCTCGACACAAGGGCAAGCAAAAGATGGATACAGCTTGAAATATCAAGAAGATGAAATTAAAGGGTATTGTAAAGAACAAGGCTGGAACTTGATCCATATTTTTAGAGATGAAGGAATTAGTGGTGCAAAACTGAATGAAGAAGCATTAGAAATTGACAGGGTGGGCTTACAGGAAATGTTGGCTCACCTTTCGTCTGTCCAAGTTGATTATGTGGTAGTACTGAACACAAGCCGATTATGGAGGTCGGATATAGTGAAGGTACTCATACAACGAGAGCTGAAGAAATATGACTGTGACATTAAAAGCATTGAACAACCTATGTACAGTATCCATAAGAAAGACCCCAATGACTTTTTGGTCAATGGCTTAATGGAGTTATTAGACCAATATCAACGGCTTGAGATAGCGCTAAAGCTAACAAAAGGAAGAAACAAGAAAGCGAAGGAAGGTGGATATGCAGGAGGAAGGGCGACATTTGGCTATATCAAACAAAAGGGTGAAAAAGAACTAAAAATACATAACGGGCATGCAGAAGTAGTAAAACGGTTGTTTGAACTGAAACAGATACATAAAAAATGGTCACTGTCTAAGTTGGCAGAAGCATTGAATAAAGAAGGTTATCAAACAACGCAAGGGAAAGCATTTACGAAAGTACAAGTGAAACGCATTTTAGACCGACAGAGCTTTTATCAAGGGATTTATACATACGGACAAATAAAAGCAAGTGGCAAACATGAAGCAATAATTTAATAGGTGACTTAAAAAAGGGACTCATTTTCTTATAAGTTACGATGTAACGATGAAAATGGATAGGCTTTCGTACCAATGCGCACCAATAGGTGAACGCTCGAACTAAGGTTGCCGGCATTTTCATTCAATAATTGACAACTGAATAGGAGGATGAGCCATGCATGAAAAACAGAAACACATTTATGTGGGTGTAGACTTACATAAACATCAGCATGTGGCAGTGATAATTAATTGTTGGCAGGAGAAGCTTGATGAAATAAAGGTTGAAAATAAACCGTCCGCTTTCTCAACATTTTTACTAGATATTGATAAACATACAGAAGAAGGGTTGACACCTGTATTTGGATTAGAAGATGTGGGTGGTTACGGTCGAGCACTGGCACAATATCTAACGGACCATGGACAAGTTGTAAAAGAGGTTAACCCAGCTCTTTCTTATGCTGAACGAAAAAGCCATGTGACCGTACAAAAAAGTGATAGCTGGGATGCGGAATGTGTGGCTAGAATATTGGTAAGACAACTTAGCCATTTGCCAGATGCTAAGCCACATGATTTATATTGGTCGATACAACAATTGGTCACTAGGAGAAATGCATTGGTGAAGGCACAAGGTGCTTTAAAGAACCAACTGCACATTCAATTGAGCCATCATTATCCAAGCTATAAGAAGTTTTTCTCTGAAGTAGATGGAAAAACAGCATTGGCGTTTTGGGAACGTTATCCTTCACCGTCTTGTTTAGAAGGTGTGAGTGTAAAGCAATTGACCACATTTTTATTAGAAGTAAGCAACAATACGTGTTCGGTGAAAAAAGCCAATGAAATATTAAAGCTAGTGAAAGAGGACGGGAATACAACAAAAGAACATCAGGAGACAAGAAACTTTTTGGTAGAAAGTATTGTGCGCCATATTTTATTTGGAAAGCAGGAAATACGCAAGGTAGGAAGAGAATTAAAAGAGTTAATGAGCTTACTAGACTTTCAACTGGACTCTATGCCAGGAATTGACCTTGTGACAGCTTCCGCATTAATTGCAGAGATAGGTGACGTAAGACGCTTTCCCAATGCAAATAAATTAGCACGATTTGCGGGTGTTGCGCCAGTTTACTTTGGGTCTGGTGGGAAAGGTAAGGAACAAAAAAGCAAACAGGGCAATCGGGCGTTACACGCTTTATACAACCTCGCAGTCCAACAAGTGCAAGTAGCTAAAGGAAGTAAGTTACCAAGGAACCCAGTGTTTTATGCTTACTACCAACGCAAACTTAAAGAAGGTAAAACAAAGGGACAAGCTTGGTTTGCATTATGAGAAGGCTTGTGAACATTGTTTATGGCATGATGAAGCATAAAACAGCCTACGAATTGCCAATAATAAAAGAGAAAGAAGTAGTTTAATAAGGTAAAAGACGACCGATTTTTTTATTATTAGATTTTAAGATTACAACATAGGGTATAGATAAAACTAGACCATCATGGAGACAATCTGAAATTGATGTAGGAAAAGAATATCATGGATATCGTGACCAAGTATCATTCAAGGATAGGAATGAAGTAAGTCATGGCACTAAAAATAGTTCAAGACCAGATTTTTATATTAACGGTCATAGCATAGAAGTTAAAAATTATAAAGTGACTACGTCTTCTGGTAGAAGTAACTTAATAAGAAACGTGTCAAAACAAATTAATAAACGGATAAGTGATTTACCTTATAAAACTAAGCAGTCTGTTATTATTGATGTTAGGGGTCAAAATGTTACAAGGGATGTTTTAAGGGACATTAAACAAAAAATAAATGGAAGAACAAACGGAGTAGCAGAAATAATTTTTAAGATGGATTAGAGGTGAAATTTAAATAACAGTAGGAATATTAGTAGATTGTTTTTATTACGAATTAGGTCATAGCGATTTTGTACATTCATTCTTTTCAACAATCTCATATCATTTAGAAAAAGAAGGATGGGGGACAAAATACCCTTTAATTATGAATGAGTTATATAATGACAAACTAAATTTGGATGATGTTTCTGTGGCAAAAGCTAATTTAATTGAAATTGAACAGGAATTATCAAAACACTCGCCAGAACATGTTATATGGGATATTGATGATTTATCACAAAAACCTCCGTGGGGGGATAAAATAAGTTCCAAAGTAACTAACCTTGCGAATTATTTTGCAACAACTGATGGGAAAACATTCTTTGAAGTGATACACACAGCGATGGATGTGGCAGAAGAAGATAAATGTGATTTGAAAATTCATAAACTATAACTTTTTTAAAACCATGGGACGCTATCCCATGGTTTTTTACGATACGGAGTGCCGAATACACCACTCTTTATTCAGATAGTAAAGATAAACTTTGTAAGCTCTATATGATGTTTTACCAAATTCTTTAGTACGTACAGTATCTTTAAAACGTAT
This window of the Rummeliibacillus pycnus genome carries:
- a CDS encoding recombinase family protein, translated to MNVVGYIRVSTQGQARDGYSLKYQEEEIQAYCKAQGFNLIHVFRDEGISGAKLNEEALEIDRVGLQEMLAHLSSVQIDNVVVLNTSRLWRSDIVKVLNTSRLWRSDIVKVLIQRELKKYGCDIKSIEQPSYSIHKKDPNDFLVNGLMELLDQYQRLEIAFKLTKGRNKKAKEGGYAGGRATFGYTKQKGEKELKIHTGHAEVVKRLFEIKQLHRKWSLSRLAKALNEEGFRTTQGKMFTKVQVKRILDRESFYQGIYTYGQIQANGKHQAII
- a CDS encoding IS110 family RNA-guided transposase; amino-acid sequence: MHERQKYLYIGVDLHKHHHTAVIINCWQEKLGEIQFENKPSAFSKFLLDVDKLVDDGLTPVFGLEDVGGYGRALAQFLTDHGQVVKEVNPALSYAERKSHMSTQKSDSWDAECVARILVNKLDLLPDAKPHDLYWSIQQLVTRRNALVKAQGALKNQLHIQLSHHYPSYKKFFSEIDGKTALAFWEHYPSPSCLEGVSVKQLTIFLLEASNNTCSVKKASEIMKLVKEDGNTVKEYQETRDFLVRSIVRDILFKKQEINYVEKELKELMSLLDFQLNTMPGIELVTASALIAEIGDIRRFPNANKLARFAGIAPVYFGSGGKGKEQKSKQGNRVLHGLFYNLAVQQVQVAKGSKLPRNPVFYAYYQRKQKEGKTKGQALVCIMRRLVNIVYGMMKYKTAYELPLIKEKEVV
- a CDS encoding recombinase family protein, whose protein sequence is MNVVGYIRVSTQGQAKDGYSLKYQEDEIKGYCKEQGWNLIHIFRDEGISGAKLNEEALEIDRVGLQEMLAHLSSVQVDYVVVLNTSRLWRSDIVKVLIQRELKKYDCDIKSIEQPMYSIHKKDPNDFLVNGLMELLDQYQRLEIALKLTKGRNKKAKEGGYAGGRATFGYIKQKGEKELKIHNGHAEVVKRLFELKQIHKKWSLSKLAEALNKEGYQTTQGKAFTKVQVKRILDRQSFYQGIYTYGQIKASGKHEAII
- a CDS encoding immunity 70 family protein; amino-acid sequence: MTVGILVDCFYYELGHSDFVHSFFSTISYHLEKEGWGTKYPLIMNELYNDKLNLDDVSVAKANLIEIEQELSKHSPEHVIWDIDDLSQKPPWGDKISSKVTNLANYFATTDGKTFFEVIHTAMDVAEEDKCDLKIHKL